From the genome of Bradyrhizobium elkanii USDA 76, one region includes:
- the cysC gene encoding adenylyl-sulfate kinase — MDEDQLVVGRNYILRIGSQTIAGSITAINHRIDVNTREHLSAGTLGLNEIGFCNISTTRPAAFDPYEANRKTGSFIVIDRYTNRTVAAGMIACPLRRATNVAWQPVAVGRKERADLKNQKPCIIWFTGLSGAGKSTIANIVDQKLFAMSRHAMLLDGDNLRHGLNADLGFSEVDRMENIRRAGEAAKLMADSGLIVICSFISPHRSERDMVRSLVSKEEFVEVFVDTPIEECARRDPKGLYSKAKSGKIKNFTGIDASYEAPIRPEIHLRTMEQTPEQMAQAVIDVLMARAILGR; from the coding sequence ATGGATGAGGACCAGCTCGTTGTCGGGCGCAATTACATTCTGCGCATTGGATCGCAGACCATAGCCGGCAGCATTACCGCGATCAATCATCGGATCGACGTCAATACACGGGAGCACCTGTCAGCCGGGACGCTTGGCCTTAACGAGATCGGCTTTTGCAATATATCAACCACCCGGCCTGCGGCGTTCGATCCTTACGAGGCCAATCGCAAGACCGGATCATTTATCGTCATCGACCGGTATACAAACCGTACGGTCGCGGCCGGGATGATCGCATGTCCACTGCGGCGGGCGACCAACGTCGCTTGGCAACCCGTTGCAGTGGGACGGAAGGAGCGGGCCGACCTCAAGAACCAGAAGCCCTGCATCATTTGGTTCACCGGCCTGTCCGGCGCAGGAAAATCGACGATTGCCAACATCGTCGATCAAAAGCTGTTCGCAATGTCCCGGCATGCCATGCTGCTGGATGGGGACAACCTGCGGCACGGATTAAATGCGGACCTCGGCTTCTCCGAGGTCGACCGCATGGAAAACATTCGGCGCGCCGGGGAGGCTGCCAAGCTGATGGCGGACAGTGGCTTGATCGTAATTTGTTCGTTCATCTCGCCCCACAGGAGCGAACGAGACATGGTGCGCAGTCTGGTCAGCAAGGAGGAGTTTGTCGAAGTCTTTGTCGATACGCCGATCGAAGAATGCGCGCGTCGCGATCCCAAAGGTCTTTATTCAAAGGCGAAGTCCGGTAAGATCAAGAACTTCACCGGCATCGATGCGTCCTATGAAGCGCCGATAAGACCCGAAATTCATCTCAGGACCATGGAGCAGACACCTGAGCAAATGGCCCAGGCCGTGATCGATGTGTTGATGGCTCGCGCAATTCTTGGCCGTTAG
- a CDS encoding MarR family winged helix-turn-helix transcriptional regulator, with amino-acid sequence MPPDLPGPANALGSTSTDELETIRPFMWEIRSISAWLEELARSRADVLGITGPQWMILMAVAYLGKENGVPVNMVSKLMHVDPSFVTTHSKLLEKNGFLRRKHCASDARVVQMTLTAKTRKRLASLAGQEALDELASDEFGVNGSSEFIAKLAAVRRRLEKVYRESGSGLPKTKRTSVRNDAT; translated from the coding sequence ATGCCGCCGGATTTGCCTGGCCCAGCAAACGCGCTTGGCAGTACCTCTACTGACGAACTGGAGACGATCCGGCCGTTCATGTGGGAGATCAGATCGATCAGTGCGTGGCTCGAAGAGCTTGCGAGATCCCGAGCCGATGTCCTTGGCATCACCGGGCCACAGTGGATGATCCTGATGGCCGTGGCCTATTTGGGGAAAGAGAATGGTGTCCCCGTCAACATGGTTTCAAAGTTGATGCACGTCGATCCTTCCTTCGTCACGACCCATTCAAAGCTGCTCGAGAAAAATGGATTCCTGCGGCGCAAGCACTGCGCAAGCGACGCTCGGGTCGTGCAGATGACGCTGACAGCCAAAACTCGTAAACGTCTGGCATCTTTGGCAGGGCAGGAAGCACTGGATGAGCTCGCTTCTGATGAATTCGGGGTTAACGGATCAAGCGAGTTCATTGCCAAGCTGGCTGCAGTCAGGCGTCGTCTGGAGAAGGTCTACCGCGAGAGCGGTTCTGGCCTTCCGAAGACCAAACGCACGTCCGTCAGAAATGATGCCACGTAG
- a CDS encoding sulfotransferase family protein produces the protein MSRAIGRWEIARPPSSSSEQVCGPGGAFLERIRSGILSQDANRGATVCFLLGLPRSGTTLLAHLLQQHPEITAPPEPWLMLALEAFGRVDHRHPAGTSLIETATSEFLGRIDRAAVSRAFADAAYGAYLSSAGKRIIVDKTPRYWMVLDYLDLLYPEAPHILLMRNPYAIAASLKSTWGVPLQAKSSRSVSLSSLADLMLRLPDVIASSLADLVLGLPKLAAHRDRRQTMVVQYERLAACPEEEIQRLIAGLGCDPKDTAATSTARADYLHSSSFGDRKILERRTVDEKSVDAWQVQLSVEEMQTITDLIGVELMIQLGYEAELRWLIKGARSPSYIVRYFECGGICASARNGHGRAFQPTPVS, from the coding sequence GTGTCGCGAGCGATCGGCCGATGGGAAATTGCGCGGCCGCCGTCGTCCTCGAGCGAACAAGTGTGTGGTCCGGGGGGCGCTTTCCTCGAGCGCATCAGGAGCGGTATTTTGAGCCAGGATGCAAACCGCGGGGCCACGGTCTGCTTTCTGCTCGGCCTTCCACGGTCCGGAACGACGCTGTTGGCGCATTTGCTCCAACAGCATCCGGAAATTACAGCTCCACCAGAGCCTTGGCTCATGCTGGCTCTTGAGGCGTTTGGCAGGGTGGACCATCGTCACCCGGCCGGAACATCTCTGATCGAAACGGCAACTTCCGAGTTCTTGGGCAGGATCGATCGCGCTGCCGTCAGCCGTGCCTTTGCGGATGCGGCGTACGGTGCGTATCTGTCCTCGGCGGGCAAGCGCATCATCGTGGACAAGACACCACGCTACTGGATGGTGCTCGACTATTTGGATCTTCTTTATCCTGAGGCGCCGCATATTCTTCTGATGCGCAATCCCTACGCCATTGCCGCATCCCTGAAGTCGACTTGGGGAGTCCCCCTTCAGGCGAAAAGCTCCCGTTCGGTCAGCTTGTCCTCGCTTGCTGATCTCATGCTCCGCCTGCCTGACGTTATTGCCTCTTCGCTTGCTGATCTGGTTCTCGGCCTGCCCAAACTCGCTGCGCACCGCGATCGCCGGCAGACGATGGTGGTGCAGTACGAACGCCTGGCGGCGTGTCCGGAGGAGGAAATCCAGCGTCTCATCGCTGGCCTTGGCTGTGATCCAAAAGACACCGCAGCTACGTCGACGGCTCGGGCCGATTATCTTCACTCCAGCAGCTTTGGAGATCGGAAAATCCTTGAAAGAAGGACCGTCGATGAGAAGTCTGTCGACGCGTGGCAGGTCCAATTGAGCGTCGAAGAGATGCAAACGATAACCGATCTGATCGGCGTCGAGCTGATGATACAGCTCGGATATGAAGCGGAATTGCGGTGGTTGATAAAGGGCGCGAGGTCACCGAGCTATATCGTCAGATATTTCGAATGTGGTGGGATCTGCGCCTCAGCAAGGAACGGGCATGGTCGAGCATTTCAGCCAACCCCGGTAAGCTGA